Proteins from one Staphylococcus saprophyticus subsp. saprophyticus ATCC 15305 = NCTC 7292 genomic window:
- the treP gene encoding PTS system trehalose-specific EIIBC component, which produces MAVKKKDVQDIVEAIGGKDNLDTATHCVTRLRLVLKDDDKVDKDRLSNNDLVKGQFKADNQYQIVIGPGTVDEVYKQFIQETGVSEASKDDAKAAAAKKGNPIQRLIKLLGDIFIPILPAIVTAGLLMGINNLLTMEGLFGPKPLVEQFPQLGDISNIINVIASTAFIFLPALIGWSSMRVFGGSQILGLVLGLILMNPQLVSQYDIAKGHIPTWDILGLEIKQLNYQGQVLPILLAAYVLAQIEKFLNKFVHDSIKMLVVGPVALLITGFLAFIVIGPVALWLGTGITNGVTFVFEHAGWLGGAIYGLFYAPLVITGLHHMFLAVDFQLMGSQLGGTYLWPILAISNICQGSAAFGAWFVYRRRKMVKEQGLAMTSGVSGFLGVTEPALFGVNLPLKYPFIAAISTSCILGAVLGATRVLGSVGVGGLPAFISIKSEYWGVYLVVTAIAFVVPAILTVFLSRFSKEEAKEMVEE; this is translated from the coding sequence ATGGCTGTTAAAAAGAAAGATGTACAAGATATCGTCGAAGCTATTGGGGGCAAAGACAACTTGGACACAGCAACACATTGTGTGACACGTCTAAGACTGGTCTTGAAAGATGATGATAAAGTAGATAAAGATAGATTGAGCAATAATGATTTAGTGAAAGGACAATTTAAAGCAGACAACCAATACCAAATCGTTATTGGACCTGGCACAGTAGATGAAGTTTACAAGCAATTCATCCAAGAAACAGGTGTCAGTGAAGCATCTAAGGATGATGCAAAAGCGGCAGCAGCGAAGAAAGGAAATCCGATTCAAAGGTTGATTAAGTTATTGGGAGATATCTTTATACCGATTTTACCTGCAATCGTAACTGCTGGTTTACTGATGGGGATTAATAACTTACTGACGATGGAAGGGTTATTTGGTCCAAAGCCACTGGTAGAACAATTTCCGCAGCTAGGTGATATTTCGAATATTATTAATGTCATTGCAAGTACAGCGTTCATATTCTTACCCGCGTTAATCGGTTGGAGTAGTATGCGTGTGTTTGGTGGGAGTCAAATTCTCGGTTTGGTTTTAGGCTTGATTTTAATGAATCCACAGCTTGTATCACAATACGATATAGCGAAAGGTCATATTCCAACCTGGGATATACTTGGTTTAGAAATTAAGCAATTAAACTATCAAGGACAGGTATTACCGATCTTGCTTGCTGCATATGTATTAGCGCAGATTGAAAAATTCTTAAATAAATTTGTGCATGATTCAATTAAAATGTTGGTCGTTGGACCTGTAGCACTATTGATTACAGGGTTCTTAGCATTTATTGTTATTGGTCCTGTTGCGTTATGGCTAGGTACTGGCATCACAAATGGCGTAACATTTGTGTTTGAACATGCTGGTTGGTTAGGTGGTGCCATCTATGGTTTGTTCTATGCACCATTAGTTATTACTGGTTTACACCATATGTTCTTAGCAGTTGATTTCCAATTAATGGGTAGTCAGCTTGGTGGCACATATCTGTGGCCAATTCTTGCAATTTCTAATATCTGCCAAGGTTCTGCAGCATTTGGTGCTTGGTTCGTTTATAGAAGACGTAAAATGGTCAAAGAACAAGGTTTAGCAATGACTTCAGGCGTTTCAGGTTTCTTAGGTGTCACAGAACCTGCACTATTTGGGGTGAATTTACCACTGAAATATCCATTTATCGCCGCGATTTCAACTTCTTGTATCTTAGGTGCAGTATTAGGTGCGACGCGTGTGCTAGGTAGTGTTGGTGTTGGTGGTCTTCCAGCATTTATTTCAATAAAAAGTGAATACTGGGGAGTATATTTAGTAGTGACAGCTATAGCATTTGTAGTTCCTGCCATATTAACAGTATTCCTATCAAGATTTAGTAAAGAAGAAGCGAAAGAAATGGTTGAAGAATAG